A part of Tigriopus californicus strain San Diego chromosome 10, Tcal_SD_v2.1, whole genome shotgun sequence genomic DNA contains:
- the LOC131888087 gene encoding splicing factor Cactin-like, with translation MGRDHRDNSRDMMRSRERSNSRHQVNHGQKRRESPSSSRSSSSSSSSSTRNRRRKKAKKEKKSKKAKKKQKKSRRRSSSSDADTDSSTELLNTLQKERMALKRKRKEEKRKLKETETEEERKNRKLLKKEIKALRRLDDDNFSEVEVGLDEEQTYTNEDNPFGDSQLTNGFKWDKKLQKEGLDKLDERELKKLERLKREKQRQELEKVKTQRMYREKEREDFLYAKELEDRMKENAKYSQWQDKEDEFHLQQAKMRSKIRIQDGRAKPIDLLAKYISAEEELDTIEMHEPYTYLNGLTINDLEDLLVDIRVYVGMDEEKNWDYWEDIIVIVEDELQKLRKLDATSSYEIAAERRQGINKAVADDIQGVFKDKSSQQLETLKKSIELKLSQQADGLDLNYWESLLSQLKAHLARARLRDSHKDNLKKKLDMLKAEQKGQSAPVVKAEEAQDPGEGPSQVSKNDETDVDMEIPDQDPREEIKEYLPKEKEIDLEDEEYKCGGYSPIYRELDDLELGAIVVNAAEDEARRRVDQTKVLKGGKVDSVLNAEEKALEREAKKGMNDDEASFAVESALEQTYEWSDKYRPRKPRYFNRVHTGFEWNKYNQTHYDIDNPPPKVVQGYKFNIFYPDLINKKNTPQYTITPCQDNTDFAILRVHAGPPYEDIAFKIVNREWEFGYKRGFKCQFHNNIFQLWFHFKRLRYRR, from the coding sequence ATGGGACGCGATCATCGAGACAATTCCAGGGACATGATGCGAAGTCGTGAGCGATCCAATTCCAGACATCAAGTGAATCATGGCCAGAAACGTCGTGAGTCGCCTTCGTCCTCGCgttcctcgtcctcctcatcttcttcctcCACCAGAAATAGACGaaggaaaaaggccaagaaggaaaagaagtcgaaaaaagccaagaagaagcagaagaaaagCCGTCGACGATCTTCGTCCTCGGATGCGGACACGGATTCCTCGACAGAACTACTAAACACGCTCCAAAAGGAACGAATGGCCTTGAAAAGGAAgcgaaaagaagaaaagcgAAAATTGAAAGAGACTGAAACGGAAGAAGAGCGAAAGAATCGGAAGCTATTGAAGAAGGAAATCAAGGCTTTGAGGCGATTGGATGACGATAATTTTTCCGAGGTTGAGGTCGGTTTGGATGAGGAGCAAACCTATACTAATGAGGACAATCCATTTGGCGATTCCCAATTAACTAATGGCTTCAAATGGGACAAGAAGCTGCAAAAAGAAGGTCTTGATAAGCTGGATGAGAGGGAGTTGAAGAAATTGGAACGCTTGAAACGGGAGAAGCAACGTCAAGAATTGGAGAAAGTCAAGACTCAACGGATGTATCGGGAAAAGGAACGTGAGGATTTTCTTTACGCCAAAGAACTTGAGGACcgaatgaaggaaaatgccAAGTACTCTCAATGGCAAGATAAGGAGGACGAGTTTCATCTTCAACAAGCCAAGATGCGGTCCAAGATCCGTATCCAGGATGGTCGAGCCAAACCCATTGATTTGCTAGCCAAATATATCTCGGCTGAAGAGGAATTGGACACGATTGAGATGCACGAGCCTTATACTTATCTCAATGGTTTGACCATCAATGACTTGGAGGATCTACTAGTGGATATTCGCGTTTATGTGGGCATGGACGAGGAGAAGAATTGGGACTATTGGGAAGATATCATCGTGATCGTCGAAGACGAGCTGCAAAAGCTCAGGAAGTTGGATGCCACATCGTCGTACGAGATCGCTGCCGAAAGACGTCAAGGCATTAACAAAGCGGTGGCGGATGACATTCAAGGCGTGTTCAAGGACAAGTCCTCACAACAACTGGAAACCCTCAAGAAGTCCATTGAGCTAAAGCTCAGTCAGCAGGCCGACGGATTGGATCTGAATTACTGGGAGTCTCTCTTAAGTCAGTTGAAGGCTCATTTGGCGCGAGCCAGACTGCGAGATAGCCATAAGGacaacttgaagaagaaactgGACATGTTGAAGGCCGAGCAGAAGGGCCAAAGTGCGCCCGTAGTTAAGGCCGAAGAGGCCCAAGACCCTGGCGAAGGCCCCAGTCAAGTGAGTAAGAACGACGAGACGGATGTTGATATGGAGATACCGGATCAAGATCCTCGAGAAGAAATCAAAGAATACCTcccgaaagaaaaagaaatcgacCTCGAGGACGAAGAGTACAAGTGTGGCGGGTACTCGCCCATTTACAGGGAACTTGACGATTTAGAGCTTGGAGCTATTGTCGTGAATGCCGCAGAGGATGAGGCTCGACGGCGGGTTGATCAGACGAAAGTGCTCAAAGGCGGAAAAGTCGATAGTGTGTTGAATGCCGAGGAGAAGGCGTTAGAACGCGAGGCCAAGAAAGGTATGAATGACGATGAAGCCTCGTTTGCCGTGGAATCAGCCCTTGAACAAACTTATGAATGGTCGGACAAGTATCGGCCACGGAAACCCAGGTATTTCAATCGCGTTCACACCGGGTTCGAATGGAATAAATACAATCAAACGCATTATGACATCGACAATCCGCCTCCAAAGGTCGTCCAGGGCTACAAGTTCAATATTTTCTACCCGGACTTGATCAATAAGAAGAACACGCCTCAGTATACGATCACTCCCTGTCAGGATAACACGGATTTCGCCATCTTGCGGGTGCATGCCGGACCTCCTTACGAGGATATCGCGTTCAAGATCGTCAATCGAGAGTGGGAATTTGGCTATAAGCGCGGATTCAAGTGCCAATTCCATAACAACATCTTCCAATTGTGGTTTCACTTTAAACGACTCCGGTATAGACGATAA
- the LOC131888101 gene encoding cobalamin trafficking protein CblD-like: protein MSRFVSSVSFNSSSAKLFLQSRASLSGLSHALVRRGLASSPVSLKGQWRNDTPEGGLTEILVYTPDSEVPPTLWPDNALGVFSQVDGRFAFPGHVGVASGLDTTGSPQATSEPIPLSQNLENHAHRSDLVARPTNLENQSQVLYSANDFIQHTPGAEKYVCADLLTDFPELRGMQRLSCEAHEAPTLLKKEVQPLFPDLNIMHQNLSVLTLSQKTVNDMSVWSDDMEEERDLLVEQFFAAAKEIVARLKSEGYWADLLDPISGTPYYGSHSSTAMFETDEKYRLLGFRIEDLGCCKVICHREFGRHVFVGTIFTNAHISTGTIQDLFEELKLSLNHPQGDSNH from the exons ATGAGTCGCTTCGTGTCCTCGGTCTCCTTCAATAGTTCTTCGGCCAAATTGTTTCTACAATCCCGAGCTTCTCTCTCCGGCCTGAGTCATGCCTTAGTTCGACGAGGACTCGCTAGCTCGCCGGTCAGCCTCAAAGGTCAATGGCGCAATGACACACCCGAAGGCGGACTGACTGAAATCCTGGTCTACACGCCCGATTCGGAAGTGCCACCCACGCTCTGGCCGGATAATGCCTTGGGTGTGTTTTCGCAAGTCGACGGGCGCTTTGCCTTTCCCGGTCACGTGGGCGTAGCATCGGGGTTAGACACGACAGGCTCGCCTCAAGCTACCTCCGAGCCCATTCCTTTGAGTCAGAATCTCGAGAACCACGCCCACCGCTCAGATTTAGTGGCACGCCCCACGAATCTCGAGAATCAAAGCCAAGTGTTGTACTCGGCCAACGATTTCATTCAGCACACGCCGGGCGCCGAAAAGTACGTGTGCGCTGACCTGCTCACCGACTTCCCTGAGCTACGCGGTATGCAGCGTCTGAGCTGCGAGGCGCACGAAGCGCCCACACTGTTGAAAAAGGAGGTGCAGCCCCTCTTTCCTGATCTGAATATCATGCATCAGAATCTGAGCGTGCTCACCTTGTCGCAGAAGACGGTGAACGATATGTCGGTGTGGAGTGATGATATGGAGGAGGAGCGCGATTTGCTCGTTGAGCAGTTCTTCGCCGCTGCCAAAGAAATCGTGGCTAG attgaaatccGAAGGCTACTGGGCAGATTTGCTGGACCCAATCAGTGGTACGCCGTATTATGGATCCCATAGCTCGACTGCCATGTTCGAAACTGATGAGAAGTACCGACTCCTGGGATTTCGGATCGAAGATTTAGGCTGTTGTAAAGTAATTTGTCACCGCGAGTTTGGGCGACACGTGTTTGTGGGGACCATTTTTACCAACGCTCACATTTCGACCGGTACTATTCAAGACTTGTTCGAAGAACTCAAGTTGTCCTTAAACCATCCTCAGGGAGATAGCAATCACTAA
- the LOC131888104 gene encoding autophagy-related protein 101-like — MNARSQNFEISLEPRQLEEAVLSLFHSVLFHRTVGKFHYTNESSFTIGNLGFEDVDCDFIDHTYLKAQSVGLDRALKQEVAAFSSDLKREGVNSGQVSLEFYQKRPKLFMAADCIPWEVWTLRTELVNFTSEQDRQRWSEKVGEILSEKVRYIAEVMNRNDFVPKMTTQDYLDLIFDTRYPDCQPYLFKVSYTTAGPGHPSSVGHTFRRLIKDTLAI, encoded by the exons ATGAATGCTCGCTCGCAGAATTTCGAGATCTCATTGGAGCCCCGTCAGTTGGAAGAGGCCGTGTTGTCCCTGTTCCACTCGGTCTTGTTCCATCGGACTGTGGGCAAGTTCCATTACACCAATGAAAGCAGTTTCACAATTGGTAATTTGGGGTTTGAGGATGTGGATTGCGATTTCATCGATCACACATACTTGAAAGCTCAATCCGTGGGATTGGATCGAGCATTAAAGCAAGAG GTGGCCGCTTTTTCCTCAGACCTCAAACGAGAGGGCGTCAACTCGGGTCAAGTGTCGCTGGAGTTCTATCAGAAGCGGCCCAAGTTATTCATGGCAGCCGATTGCATCCCTTGGGAGGTGTGGACCCTCCGCACCGAGTTGGTCAACTTCACCTCCGAGCAAGATCGTCAACGGTGGAGTGAGAAAGTGGGCGAGATCCTGTCCGAGAAGGTCCGCTACATCGCCGAGGTCATGAATCGCAACGACTTCGTCCCCAAGATGACCACTCAAGACTATTTGGACCTCATCTTTGATACGCGTTACCCGGATTGTCAGCCCTATTTGTTCAAGGTGTCTTACACCACGGCTGGACCGGGACATCCCTCCTCGGTGGGTCACACGTTCAGACGACTCATCAAGGACACTTTGGCCATTTAG
- the LOC131888079 gene encoding adhesion G protein-coupled receptor A3-like has translation MSPTRPLGWSRLLGVLLAVLVPGTASTAFVCPDGCFCDVKKASHVPGQSGLKVQCLPLVADVSMDWSSLPAQTIQLDLAKYGLNELTAQHLASMPYLQKLDLQNNQIAIIEEGTFAANTELEVLDLSMNQLEVVASETFRGLIKLERLKLNDNRIQTLEEGAFRDLKALKKLELNDNPIICDCHIAWFLRWLERDLEILGNAGKTRCALPIAYADSPLRKVQPDRLSCAGMGGPDWAVPRPEIVMPPPLLGQSGIVRLIPHDKQISFRGDVVEIQCQAHKKFPEQKIQWLIRGNPLFPDSHANMSISEVAIPETELHQSTLIVKGVQADHSGEWACFLEDDSNNRANFRSLNVFVASPSTDFCPPFSSKTSRGIYTWGMAIGGTIQMQPCQRHLDNGMIGLAFLLCRENGEWSATVNTSQCAYTNDVTDNLHKFASMNLTLTPKLLLQSSKQFLNFTDNPKVFQDEMDVVYFSQAVENYLPYLSRTSVDLGRYVMSMIENVLHVNPGLMSQAQLRDKACARLLHVVSNVTRVIRGFTHYTRDLAIETYSIKVKTFDGVTCTWYNSNGDNGNYPRLSPGKVFHCSQVNKTVPSMGKVILASVAIPKSIYQQIAQLSPTSPDPLGMVAFDKPNLFPTTMSHPDYNPVTATVIGAHHSQPVGLLNEPVSVVIRSDELHEPHLVQPVIWDPQSNGGFGSWQSKNCQLIRSQFGLIWFTCNKLGYYSFRLSKLTGVVNASGQTLFRYHHPLIYVGAVVCIVLLLVSTVVFGISFHSIQISRQLKHALINVWIGLSSLMFVFAAGIHQTEHHLTCVIVGFVSHYLTLCNLIWIVISVHVIFQKANSFQAKHNRQTNTAFLRPHNEPDGLLRAPDRPLRRPIIRFYLLGWGSSALLCGLVAAFNIAHYTAGNHCFMKLTPFLVSVVVPVALLTAIMIGFSLSAWCVIASSPSQASEHLGSESRSHRTTSMTSVVSNLLPDREKTVRSLLLAHAYIYVLFLSTWMCGSLSVIQPLKGNLPYEELIFAILFTISAISLGVFVFVYFCASRHDVQECWRNPFCVADYLFSGGHHLKQQQYPEYPPPELEISSHLIQHNEGALNSQIGTLNHPSASEAGVSRNAFNVNQDGFQIYDSNLDGDYRHHHHPQPIGYEKIKDTNVFAKDSGPGSDHASLNNANHLRRGYVAPANSVMASDADYGYCPSGNSIFGPSSTKVNNLNIHVDPPTFRRDKLTQKQPQTSSPMAGHHGLSDEPDLTISPLQLQQQQQQQHLPHKKLQVEPEYTESLTIKMGAPCQLASFTTADFPPGYGSSSAHQSSPKNRTSSLPYKTDRHKKQRYHPKHKPVLEDEDAIIRASDFDHLETQSKASSSVYSSRSGRSRKRHKKPTRKKRSRSELEAMKNNSSLMGSATGEQQLLEEDDDYLGEEEDEDDAKVASHEVESPSPSPHESDSNKITAQDIPNRETSV, from the exons ATGAGTCCGACTCGGCCTCTGGGCTGGTCCCGCCTGTTGGGCGTGCTATTGGCTGTGCTCGTGCCAGGGACGGCGTCCACGGCCTTCGTGTGTCCGGATGGGTGCTTTTGCGATGTCAAGAAGGCGTCTCACGTTCCCGGCCAAAGTGGACTCAAGGTCCAATGTCTGCCTTTAGTGGCGGATGTGTCCATGGATTGGAGCTCTCTACCCGCCCAAACCATTCAACTAGATTTGGCCAAATACGGCTTGAACGAATTGACGGCCCAACATTTGGCCTCCATGCCTTATTTGCAAAAATTGGATTTGCAGAACAACCAAATCGCCATCATTGAAGAGGGCACTTTTGCCGCCAATACCGAGCTCGAGGTCTTGGATCTGTCCATGAACCAGTTGGAAGTGGTGGCCTCCGAGACTTTTCGCGGTTTGATCAAATTGGAGCGGCtcaaattgaatgataatCGAATCCAAACCTTGGAGGAAGGCGCTTTCCGAGACTTGAAGGCCTTAAAGAAGCTCGAACTGAATGACAACCCCATCATTTGTGATTGTCATATCGCCTGGTTTTTGCGTTGGTTGGAGCGGGATCTCGAGATCTTGGGCAATGCGGGCAAAACTCGCTGCGCTTTGCCCATTGCTTATGCCGATTCACCCTTGCGGAAGGTGCAACCCGATCGTTTGAGTTGCGCGGGAATGGGCGGGCCAGATTGGGCGGTGCCGCGACCGGAGATCGTGATGCCGCCTCCCTTATTAGGCCAGTCGGGCATAGTGCGGCTCATTCCGCACGACAAGCAAATCAGTTTTCGCGGTGATGTGGTTGAAATCCAATGTCAAGCGCACAAGAAGTTTCCCGAGCAAAAA ATTCAGTGGTTAATTCGAGGCAATCCCCTGTTTCCGGATTCTCACGCCAATATGAGCATCTCGGAAGTCGCCATTCCCGAAACCGAGTTGCACCAAAGCACCCTAATCGTCAAAGGGGTCCAAGCCGATCATTCCGGCGAGTGGGCATGCTTCTTGGAGGACGACTCCAACAATCGAGCCAATTTCCGCtctttgaatgtgtttgtggcTTCCCCTAGCACCGATTTCTGTCCCCCTTTCAGTTCCAAGACCTCCCGAGGGATTTACACATGGGGCATGGCTATCGGAGGCACCATTCAAATGCAGCCTTGTCAAAGACACCTCGACAACGGAATGATCGGACTTGCCTTCTTGTTATGTCGCGAGAACGGCGAATGGTCGGCCACTGTGAACACCTCCCAATGTGCTTACACCAATGATGTCACGGACAATTTGCACAAATTTGCCTCCATGAACCTAACCCTCACGCCCAAGTTGCTGCTTCAGAGCTCGAAACAATTCCTCAACTTTACCGATAATCCAAAGGTCTTCCAAGACGAGATGGATGTGGTGTATTTCTCGCAAGCCGTCGAGAACTACTTACCTTATCTCAGCCGGACCTCGGTCGATTTGGGTCGTTACGTTATGAGCATGATTGAGAATGTGCTCCACGTCAATCCCGGACTAATGAGTCAGGCCCAACTTCGGGATAAGGCCTGTGCCCGACTCTTGCACGTAGTAAGTAACGTGACCCGTGTGATCCGGGGATTCACTCACTACACCAGGGATCTGGCCATCGAAACCTACAGCATCAAGGTCAAAACATTTGATGGAGTCACGTGCACGTGGTACAACTCAAACGGTGATAACGGAAACTACCCACGACTCTCGCCGGGAAAAGTGTTCCATTGTTCCCAAGTGAACAAAACCGTGCCTTCCATGGGAAAAGTCATTCTAGCCTCAGTGGCCATTCCCAAGTCGATCTATCAGCAAATCGCCCAACTCTCGCCAACCTCCCCTGATCCATTGGGAATGGTGGCTTTCGACAAGCCCAATCTCTTCCCCACCACAATGAGTCATCCGGACTACAATCCCGTGACTGCCACCGTCATTGGCGCTCATCATAGTCAACCCGTTGGTCTACTCAATGAACCCGTGAGTGTGGTAATCCGTAGTGATGAGCTTCACGAGCCTCATTTGGTTCAGCCCGTGATTTGGGATCCACAGAGTAATGGAGGATTCGGCTCGTGGCAATCCAAGAACTGTCAATTGATTCGTTCACAGTTTGGATTGATCTGGTTTACTTGTAATAAATTGGGTTATTACAGCTTTCGACTTTCCAAACTGACCGGTGTGGTGAACGCCTCCGGTCAAACGCTCTTCCGATATCACCATCCCTTGATTTACGTGGGTGCTGTTGTGTGTATTGTACTACTGCTCGTGTCCACGGTGGTCTTTGGTATCTCCTTTCACTCGATTCAGATCTCCAGACAGCTCAAACACGCCCTGATCAATGTCTGGATTGGTCTGAGCTCACTTATGTTCGTGTTCGCGGCTGGCATTCATCAGACGGAACACCATCTCACTTGCGTGATCGTTGGGTTCGTTTCGCATTATCTCACTCTGTGTAATCTCATATGGATCGTGATCAGTGTGCATGTGATCTTTCAAAAGGCCAACAGTTTCCAAGCCAAGCACAATCGACAGACCAACACGGCTTTTCTCAGACCTCACAATGAACCTGATGGCCTTTTACGAGCCCCAGATCGCCCGCTTCGCCGGCCCATTATCCGGTTCTATTTACTCGGTTGGGGCTCGAGTGCCCTTTTGTGCGGTTTGGTAGCGGCCTTTAACATCGCTCATTACACCGCAGGAAACCACTGCTTCATGAAACTGACCCCTTTCCTTGTGAGCGTGGTCGTGCCAGTGGCTCTGTTAACGGCAATAATGATCGGATTCTCACTCTCGGCATGGTGTGTGATCGCGTCTTCGCCTAGTCAGGCCAGTGAACATCTGGGATCCGAGTCTCGATCTCACCGAACCACGAGCATGACCAGTGTGGTCTCAAATCTTCTCCCGGATCGAGAGAAAACGGTTCGATCTCTCCTCTTAGCTCATGCCTATATTTATGTACTGTTTCTAAGTACTTGGATGTGCGGCTCCTTGTCCGTGATCCAACCTCTGAAAGGCAACCTGCCTTACGAGGAGTTGATCTTTGCCATTCTGTTCACAATTTCGGCCATTTCTTTGGGTGTATTCGTGTTTGTCTATTTCTGTGCTTCACGTCACGACGTTCAAGAATGCTGGCGAAATCCTTTTTGTGTGGCAGATTACCTTTTTAGTGGCGGTCATCATCTCAAGCAACAGCAATATCCAGAGTACCCTCCTCCAGAgctggagatcagttctcatTTGATCCAGCATAATGAAGGTGCTCTgaattcgcaaattggaacgTTGAATCATCCCTCAGCGAGTGAGGCGGGTGTATCCAGGAATGCCTTTAATGTCAACCAGGATGGATTTCAGATCTACGACTCCAATCTGGATGGAGACTAccgtcatcatcaccacccACAACCCATCGGATACGAGAAGATTAAAGACACGAATGTTTTCGCCAAAGACTCGGGCCCGGGAAGCGACCATGCTTCCTTGAACAACGCCAATCATCTCAGACGAGGTTATGTGGCCCCTGCCAATTCTGTGATGGCCTCCGATGCCGACTACGGTTACTGTCCTTCCGGCAACAGTATTTTCGGGCCCAGCTCCACTAAAGTGAACAATCTTAATATTCATGTGGACCCGCCCACATTCAGGAGAGACAAACTAACGCAAAAGCAGCCTCAAACCTCATCACCAATGGCCGGACATCACGGTTTAAGCGATGAGCCGGATCTAACCATAAGTCCATTGCAActacagcaacaacaacagcagcaacatcTACCGCACAAAAAGCTACAGGTCGAACCCGAATACACAGAAAGTTTGACCATCAAAATGGGAGCTCCTTGTCAATTGGCCAGTTTCACCACGGCTGATTTCCCCCCGGGGTACGGATCCTCGTCGGCTCACCAATCCAGTCCCAAAAATCGCACCTCTAGTCTCCCATACAAGACAGATCGGCACAAAAAGCAACGTTACCACCCAAAGCATAAACCCGTTCTCGAGGACGAGGATGCAATTATTCGAGCCTCGGATTTCGATCATTTGGAGACCCAATCCAAAGCCAGTAGTAGTGTTTACAGTAGTCGCTCGGGAAGGAGCAGGAAGCGCCACAAGAAACCCACCCGAAAAAAGCGCTCAAGGAGCGAATTGGAGGCCATGAAAAACAATAGCAGCTTGATGGGGAGTGCAACGGGCGAGCAGCAATTATTGGAGGAAGATGACGACTATCTCggagaggaagaggacgaggatgacgcCAAAGTCGCTAGTCACGAAGTTGAATCCCCGTCGCCTTCCCCACACGAGAGTGACTCCAACAAGATCACTGCCCAAGATATTCCAAACCGCGAAACCAGCGTATGA
- the LOC131888106 gene encoding vacuolar protein-sorting-associated protein 25-like: MTEEFPWQHAFPPFFTLQPHEQTRVKQLEAWRSMILDYCQSHQITQFDVQEIGQSALFHNKTIQRRLSPEDLLVVLEDLRSHGHLEWDGPAKSRRKAHIYWRRPEEWGSLIYNWAQAHGMTNTVCTLFEITQGDDAQDQAFQGLDQDLLIKALKCLELESKAELFPDQEGVKFF, from the coding sequence ATGACGGAGGAATTTCCCTGGCAACACGCCTTCCCGCCCTTCTTCACCCTCCAACCCCATGAGCAGACCCGGGTCAAGCAACTCGAGGCGTGGCGATCCATGATCCTGGACTACTGCCAATCCCACCAAATAACTCAGTTCGACGTTCAAGAAATCGGGCAATCCGCCCTATTCCACAACAAGACCATCCAACGACGATTGTCCCCGGAAGACCTGCTGGTGGTCTTGGAAGATCTCCGCTCCCACGGCCATTTGGAGTGGGACGGACCGGCCAAAAGCCGACGTAAAGCCCACATCTATTGGCGACGCCCCGAGGAATGGGGCTCGCTCATCTATAACTGGGCTCAAGCTCACGGAATGACCAACACCGTGTGCACCTTGTTCGAGATCACGCAGGGCGACGACGCCCAGGATCAAGCTTTCCAGGGATTGGATCAGGACCTGCTGATCAAAGCGCTCAAGTGCCTCGAGCTGGAAAGCAAGGCCGAGCTGTTTCCCGATCAGGAGGGCGTCAAGTTCTTCTAG